The DNA sequence ATAGAATACTTTAAAAATAGCAAAGGAAGTTTATATGAAATATAGATTAAACATTGAGTATTGCGGAACTAAATACTCAGGTTGGCAAAAACAACCTGACATCCAAAAAGTAAAAACTATTCAAGGAGAGCTAGAAAAAGCTATCTCTCAATTCTGCAATAAAGAAAAAGATATAGAAGTTTATGCTTGCGGTAGAACCGATGCAGGAGTTCATGCTATCTCAATGCCTGCCCACATAGAACTTAAAAACACAGACATAACACCTGAAAAATTCATCCTTGCAGCAAACGCTCTACTTAAGAAAGAAGATATATCTATAACATCTGTAGAAAAAGTCCAAGATGACTTCCACGCAAGATTTAACTGCAAAAGAAGATACTACCAATATAAAATCCTTAACCGCCCTGCTCCTTCAGCTTTAAATAAAGATAAAGCATGGTGGATACCTCAAGAACTAGATATCAAAGCAATGCAAAAAGCAGCTAAAATCCTAATAGGAAAACACGACTTCTCATCTTTCCGAGCTGCCAACTGCCAAGCTGCTAGCCCTGTAAAAACTCTAGAATACATAAAAGTATCTAAATCAAAATATGAAAAAGACGTAATAACAATAGACCTTTACGCCCCATCATTCATATACCACCAAGTTCGTAATATATCGGGAACTTTAGCTGATGTAGGAAAAGGTAAAACCTCAATCAAAGAGTTTAAAAAAATATTCAAAGCATGCGATAGAACCAAAGCTGGTATCACTGCTCCAGCTGAAGGATTATATTTCGTAAAAGCTGATTACTAATCCCACTCTCAAAAAAATTTAGAAATCTCTTACCTTCTCTAGAAAATTATGTTATACTCAAAAAAGAGAGAGGGATATTTCCCATACATAAATACTTTTACACTACTTTAAAATTTCATTACGTAATCTCTCCACCCAAAGTTTTGGATAGTTTGCGTTAGATACGAAATGAAAAGGTTCCGCAGTGTACATCAAGTACATAAGGGTTCTTTTCATAAAGTAGATAATGTAAAATATACGAAACCTTAATCTTATAAAGGACACTCACCATGGAGTTTAAATTAGTATACAAAGGTGAAATGAAAACTCACCCAAAACACAGAAAACACTATATTCATGACATTAGATTATTGTTCCACGAACAACTTAAAAACCTAGTTAAAATTCCTCCATTTTCAGAACTAAAAAAATTCATTAACCCAGATGATGCTAAATTCTTCGAAATGCACGGACGACGCCCTAAAAACATAGTTAAAAAAATGAATGGAGTAGAATTCGTTCCTATCATTTCACCAGAAATGGATCTATTAGCTGAAATAGATATAGAAATACTTCATCCAGAACTTCTAGGAACTGCAAGAGCAGATATTGATAACAGATTAAAAACATTATTAGACACTCTTAAACGTCCTCAAAACCCAATGGAAATTCCAAGAGAACAACCTAAGGGAGCTAGAATTTATACTCTATTAGACGATGATAAAATGATTACTAAATTAAACGTAAACACATCTCATCTATTAATAGAAGAAGTTGCTCCAGATGAAATCTTTATGATGATTAATGTTAAAGTAGTAGCCTCTAAAGGTACTTTCGACAACATCCATCTAGTAGTATAAGGAAAACATATTATGAAAAAAATTACACTAAGCATAATAGCTTTATTAACAGTAACAGCTTGCCAACCTCAAAACTCTGAGAACAAGCAAGGCTTCTTATCAAGCATATTCACTCCTGACAATATTGTAAAAGGAATTAACCTTAGTACTAAAATTAAAAAAGATATGACTAAGGAAGAAGTTCTAAGCCTTATGGGTATTCCTACTTCTACAGAACAATTCAAAGGTAGTGAATACATGATGTACAATTCTGACTTACTTCCTGAACTAGACCAAGACTACTTCGTTGAACTAGGATCTGACCAAATGGTAAAAAGCTTCGGATTAGTAGACAATCCATACTCTGGATTACCTCTTGAAATTTACAAAGCTTATAAATAAAAATCAAAGGAGTTCAATAGAACTTCTTTTTTTAAAACAAACATTGATTTTAATATAACAACCGACTAAAATATAAATAATCTACTTTAGAAACATGGAGGAAATTATGAAAAAAATTCTAGTAACTCTTTCTGTACTAGCTATGCTAACAGGATGTAAAAAAGATAAAATTAACGAACAAGAAAAAGGAAACAATATGAAACCAGAAATCTTAATGACAGTTGAATCTAACTCTGGAGAAGAGCTAGGTAAAATGAAAATTGAACTATACAAAGATATAGCTCCAAACCACGTTGAAAGAATCCTAACTCTTTCAGAACAAGGTTTTTACAATGGATTAACTTTCCATAGAGTTATAGAAAACTTCATGGTTCAAGCTGGTTGTCCTCTAGGAAACGGAACAGGCGGTTCAGAACTACCTAACCTTGTTGCAGAATTTAATGAAATGAAACATACAAGAGGCGTTCTATCTATGGCAAGAGCAATGGATCCAAACAGTGCTAACAGCCAATTCTTCATCATGCTAGACGATGCTCCTCACCTAGACGGTGAATACACTGCATTCGGTAAAGTAATCGAAGGTGAAGAAACTCTAGATAAAATTATGAGAGGTAACCCATACGACAACGGAATGGTTACAGAACCTTCAAAAATAAAAAGCATTGAAATAGTTAAATAACAATTTCAACTTTAGAAAAATAATTTTCTACTATCCCGGGTTGCGAAAGCAATACCGGGATATATTATAATATAAAACATAGCTTGACATGAACGAACCTTAAAATATATAATAACGACCGATAAAATTTTAAACCTGAAAAAAATGTTAGTACACTTTAAGTTTCATGATCTGCCTAAAACTGGTCAATTTGTAGAAGACAAGAATTGTAAAATTCTTCAAATTCAAAAAGAGATTAAAGTTATAGCGCCACAAGAAAAAATAT is a window from the Alphaproteobacteria bacterium genome containing:
- the truA gene encoding tRNA pseudouridine(38-40) synthase TruA is translated as MKYRLNIEYCGTKYSGWQKQPDIQKVKTIQGELEKAISQFCNKEKDIEVYACGRTDAGVHAISMPAHIELKNTDITPEKFILAANALLKKEDISITSVEKVQDDFHARFNCKRRYYQYKILNRPAPSALNKDKAWWIPQELDIKAMQKAAKILIGKHDFSSFRAANCQAASPVKTLEYIKVSKSKYEKDVITIDLYAPSFIYHQVRNISGTLADVGKGKTSIKEFKKIFKACDRTKAGITAPAEGLYFVKADY
- a CDS encoding peptidylprolyl isomerase, producing MKPEILMTVESNSGEELGKMKIELYKDIAPNHVERILTLSEQGFYNGLTFHRVIENFMVQAGCPLGNGTGGSELPNLVAEFNEMKHTRGVLSMARAMDPNSANSQFFIMLDDAPHLDGEYTAFGKVIEGEETLDKIMRGNPYDNGMVTEPSKIKSIEIVK
- a CDS encoding outer membrane protein assembly factor BamE, producing the protein MKKITLSIIALLTVTACQPQNSENKQGFLSSIFTPDNIVKGINLSTKIKKDMTKEEVLSLMGIPTSTEQFKGSEYMMYNSDLLPELDQDYFVELGSDQMVKSFGLVDNPYSGLPLEIYKAYK